One part of the Ziziphus jujuba cultivar Dongzao chromosome 2, ASM3175591v1 genome encodes these proteins:
- the LOC107419443 gene encoding uncharacterized protein LOC107419443: MEVLKNSVSALNQFIADRYSSNHSVSNYNVYDFFKLLFANMYSSRHRISRRGSTVFQALRRLFINCQHLVYVEHYQGSYSRSKWRVEAKSEVCRCIHRGDV; this comes from the exons ATGGAAG TTTTGAAAAACTCTGTTTCTGCTCTGAACCAGTTTATCGCAGATAGATACTCTTCAAATCATTCTGTTTCAAACTATAATGTGTATGACTTCTTCAAG CTGCTTTTCGCAAATATGTATTCTTCAAGACATCGCATTTCAAGACGGGGATCCACTGTATTCCAGGCTCTTAGAAGGCTCTTCATAAACTGTCAACATTTG GTCTATGTAGAACACTATCAAGGATCATACAGTCGCTCTAAATGGAGAGTTGAGGCTAAATCAGAAGTATGCAG GTGTATTCATCGTGGAGATGTTTGA
- the LOC107419419 gene encoding putative receptor like protein 25 isoform X2, translated as MKAVNTIPFSYLSVMLNFSCATKTDWFQVENRYTIRITSKGVKRYYEAIQDMFTFIDMSSNRFEGEISELFGNLKGLYSLNLSNNLLTGCIPLSLGNLTMLESLDLSQNNLSGEIPLQLKQLGFLGSFNVSHNNLRGPIPQGKQFNSFESSSFQGNPGLCGDPLLKKCGDLESSTLPPPVSEENDDGESLFKLDWKFVLIGYSSGLVVGVALSDIVIIRRHGCLVKMQPKGRRWRRYRRN; from the coding sequence ATGAAGGCTGTCAACACCATTCCTTTCTCATATTTGAGTGTGATGTTGAACTTTTCTTGTGCTACAAAGACTGATTGGTTCCAAGTTGAAAATCGCTATACAATCAGAATAACATCCAAAGGGGTGAAGAGATACTATGAAGCCATCCAAGATATGTTTACTTTTATTGATATGTCGAGCAATAGATTTGAAGGAGAGATTTCTGAATTGTTTGGGAACCTAAAGGGCCTATACTCTTTAAACCTTTCAAACAACCTTCTCACTGGTTGCATACCATTGTCTTTAGGGAATTTAACAATGCTGGAATCATTGGACCTTTCTCAAAACAATCTCTCAGGAGAGATCCCTCTACAACTCAAGCAACTTGGGTTTCTTGGAAGCTTCAATGTATCTCATAACAATCTTAGGGGGCCTATACCTCAAGGGAAGCAGTTTAATTCATTTGAAAGCAGTTCATTTCAGGGAAATCCAGGATTGTGTGGTGATCCATTGCTTAAAAAATGTGGTGATTTGGAGTCCTCAACACTGCCACCACCAGTTTCTGAAGAAAATGATGATGGAGAGTCATTATTTAAATTAGATTGGAAATTTGTGTTGATAGGATACTCAAGTGGGCTGGTCGTTGGAGTAGCTCTTAGTGACATTGTGATCATAAGGAGGCATGGATGCTTGGTTAAGATGCAACCCAAAGGAAGAAGGTGGAGGAGATATCGAAGAAATTGA